A stretch of DNA from bacterium:
CACCGGAGGTCCTGCGGAAAGGCCACGAAGGCGGCCGAGACAGGGCATGAGGAACGAACGGTGCAACCGAATCCCCCCGAAGCGGGACATAAGTGATGACGGCAACATCGTTCGGCGCACCGCGAAAGCGCGCCTGCAGGAGCCGCGAATGCGGCGGAGGTCCTGCCTGGACAGGGCAGGAGCCGCGAATGCGGCGGAGGTCCTGCGGAGACTGGGCACAGGGCGGGGAGGACGTCATGACCGATCTGGGACGCTATATTCTCGAGGAATGGGCGGAGGAGTACCGCGAGGGCCGGCTGGGCCGCCGCGAGTTCCTCCGGCGCATTACCGTCTTCGCCGGCGGCGCCGCGGCCGGGACGGCGCTACTTGCGACGCTCGGCGTCACCGCATCTTCCGACGAAGTGCGCGCCGCGGCGGCTTCGCCCGCGCCCCCGCCGGCGCTGACCGCGCAGCCCGTCGTGCCGCCCGACGATCCGTCGCTCGACGCGCGGATGGTGTCGTTTCCCGGTACCGCGCCCGGGCCGCAGACGGTCTTCGGCTACCTTGCTCAGCCGAAGGGAGCGGGGCGCCTGCCCGCCGTGACCGTGATTCACGAGAACCGCGGGTTGGTGGACCACATCAAAGATGTCGCGCGCCGCGTCGCCAAGCTCGGTTATGCTGCCCTTGCGGTGGATCTCGTGTCGGGCGCCGGCGGCACGGACAAGTTACCCGATCCCGCCCAGGCCTCGTCGATACTCGGTCAGACACCTCCGGAACAGCTCGTCGCGACGGCGTCCGCGGGCGTCCGCTACGCGGGGTCGCTCCCACGCGCACGTCCGGACCGCCTCGGCGTGATGGGCTTCTGTTTCGGCGGCGCGGTGACGTGGCGAGTGGCGACGGCGGTGCCGGAGCTCCGCGCCGCGATGCCGTTCTACGGCTCGAACCCGCCGCTCGAGGACGTGTCCAAGATCCGGGCGGCGGTGCTGGCCTTCTACGGCGCGCTCGACGAGCGGGTCGACGCCGGTATCCCCGCGATGCGCGAGGCGCTGGATCGTGCCACGGTTGTCTACGACATGGTGGTAGAACCCAACTGCGGGCACGCGTTCTTCAACAACACCGCGTCGAGCTATAATGCCTCGGCCGCGCAGGACGCGTGGGCCCGGCTGCAGACCTGGTTCGGGCGGTATCTGAAGACGGCCTAGCGGGTTCGCGGCCGCGGGCGTCGCGCCGGCGCCGCCTCAATCTTCGCGAAACCGA
This window harbors:
- a CDS encoding dienelactone hydrolase family protein; translation: MTDLGRYILEEWAEEYREGRLGRREFLRRITVFAGGAAAGTALLATLGVTASSDEVRAAAASPAPPPALTAQPVVPPDDPSLDARMVSFPGTAPGPQTVFGYLAQPKGAGRLPAVTVIHENRGLVDHIKDVARRVAKLGYAALAVDLVSGAGGTDKLPDPAQASSILGQTPPEQLVATASAGVRYAGSLPRARPDRLGVMGFCFGGAVTWRVATAVPELRAAMPFYGSNPPLEDVSKIRAAVLAFYGALDERVDAGIPAMREALDRATVVYDMVVEPNCGHAFFNNTASSYNASAAQDAWARLQTWFGRYLKTA